The genomic segment CGGATGAAAAGCAAACCATCTCGTCGATCGATTTTCGAGAACCGGTTTCAATATTTGAAGATCAACACGTTTTTGAGATTGTGCGGCAGATGTTACAGCACGAAGTTCGTTTGTTGCCTGTTGTTGATTCCTCTGAAACTTATCTTGGAATTATCGAGAAAAGACAGGTGCTTGAGGCACTCTCAACCATGTTAAATATTGCTACTTCCGGCTCAACCATAACGGTGAAACTTCCGCAATCCGATTTTACGATCTCGGAGTTGGTTCACCTGATTGAAACGGAAGGTGCTAAAATTCTTGGATTAACGGTTGAACGACCTACGGGCCTTGAGGAATCATTGAAGGTGTCGCTCAAAATCAGCCACGAAGATACATCAGCTGTAACATCCTCGCTGCAACGGCACGGATATGTAACAACTACAGAGAATCGCAATGACCTGTTGCAGGTTGATCTCTCCACCCGTGCCGATGAGCTGTTGCGTTACCTCGATGTGTAAGACAAAAATGGCCAAATTATTATATGTGGGAACAAATTAGGTTGAGTGCTATATTTCAGAATACAACAATCAATTTCTGAGCTATTTAGATGTTTTCATGAGTAGAAACCTAATTTCAATCTCCATTTTCGTTTTTCTGCTGATCTGTGCCGGTACAGGTGCTGCCCAAAATCAACAGAACTCTCCCGATGAAACATTTCAAACCGGCCTTACACTGTTCGAGAAAGGTCTGTTTACTGAGTCCATTCCCTACTTTGAAAGAGTAACCGAGCAGGGTTCGAATTCGCTTATCAAGGAAACAGCTGCGTACTACCGGGCGCGTGCGCTTATCAGGATCGACTCTACCGGCACGAACCGGTATGTAGATGATTTTCTCCAGGCTCATCCCGGCAGCAACCAGACAGCAGTTCTGCTGAGAGATGTAGCAGAAAAACATCTGAAAGCAAAAAATTACGAAGAGGCGATCCGCCGAATGGATGAAGCTCTGAATTTTCCACAGACGTATGATGATAAAGCTGAGTTATATTACACGCTTGGGGAAACGGCTGCTGAAGCGGGTAATTTTGACCTGGCCCGAGATTATTTCCTGGAACTGGATGATACGCACAGCAGAAGTGTTTGGGCGCCGAGGGCACTCTATGCACGTGGACGGCTCTTTCTCGAAGAGGAAAATTATCCGCAAGCGTCACAGGCATTTGAATTGTTGAGAGAACGGCATCCCCGGAATGCTATGACCCGGAGGATTGGTACGGCTTTAGGAGAATCCTATTATCAGCAGAGGAAATTTGAAGAAGCGATTGAAGCTTTCCTCGATGCTCTGCCTTACCTGGATGATGAAAACCGGGCCAAAGCTGTATATCTGACTGCAGAAAGTTACAACGCTTTGAATAACTACGAAGATGCCACAAGATTTTACCGGCGATATCTGAATTCAATTGATGACCCGGAACAATCCCGCATTGCTCACTATGGACTCGGTTGGGTGTTCCATAAACAAGATATTTACCACTGGGCGGCTCGGTCGTTTGGGGAAGCTTCTTCGGGAGACGATGAGATTGCGATCAAAGCTCAATATTACGAAGCTGTCAACCAAAAACTGGCGGGCCGTTATGAGGAAGCATTGGAATCATTCCGGGAGTTTGGTGAACGGTTTCAAGAAGGTTTATTCCAGGAACAGGCAAGGTTTGAGTGGGCGATAACAGCGTTTGAAATGGGGTTGTACAATGAGGCGATTGAAGTTCTTCTGCCGCTTGCACGTGAATATGAAACACTGGAAAACCCGGGACAGATTCTAACATTTTTAGGAGAAGTGTACTACGCCAATAACGAATACACGCGTTCGATGGAAACCTTTCAGCTTGCCGAAGAGATGACAGATTTAGATCCGGCATTGAAGCGGCAGGCAAGATTTCAGCTGGCATGGGTACTTTACTATAACCAAGCCTATGCGCAGGCCCAGCCAGACTTTGAACGGGTTCATAATGAGGCACCGGATTCTGAATTGGGCAGTGAAGCCCTGTTCTGGAGTGCTGATGCCAATTTTCAGATTCAAGAATATGGTCGGGCTGCACAACAGTTCGATGCATTCATTCGGCAATATCCGGATCATGAATTGGTTGGAGCAGCCAAATACAGTTTGGGTTGGACCTATTTTAAAATGGGTGATTTTGCCAATGCCACCGCTCCGTTAATCGATTTTTTGAATAATTACGAACCACCGCCAATTGTGCTTTTTCCGTATGAAACGGATACCAGGCTTCGGATTGGGGATGCTTTCTTTGCACAAGGAGAGTATCAACAAGCACTTGAATATTACCGGGCCACTATTGGTGCCGAACCGGGAGGCGATTATGCGATGTACCAGGTTGCGAACAGTTTTTATCGGATGAACCGGAATTTTGAGGCAGTCACTGAATTTCGGCGGTTACTCAGAATCTATCCCTTTAGTAGCTTGCGGGAACAAGCGGCTTATAATATTGCGTATGTATACCTGAATACGGGGAATTATGATCAGGCGATCGAAGAGTTTCAGTCGGTAATCTCCAGGTACCCTGATACTGAATGGGCAGCCCGGGCACAGTACAATATTGGTGATTCTTATTACAATGCGGGTCAATACCAGGAGGCCATTGAAGCTTACCGAACCGTTCTGGAAGAATATCCCAGGAGTGATTATATCATCGAAGCAATAGACGGAATTGAGTATGCGCAACTATCCGCTGGAAATGAAGATACCAGCACAGATGTACTTGAAGACTTTTTAGGTGATAATCCAACATCTACGACGGCAGACCGATTAAGATTTCGCCAGGCTGAAAATGTATTTCGGACTGGAAATTATGAAGCAGCCGTACGCGAATTTCGTCAATATTTAAGAGTTACCAACAATCGCGAGTTGATGCCTGATGCTTATTATAATCTGGCAGATGCCTATACCCGAACGGATAGCCTGGCACAAGCATCGGATGTTCTTCAAACACTGGTGAATGAATTTCCCAATTCTGAGCAAACTGCGCCGGCGCTTGCCGAACTTGGCCGGATTCAAAACGAGATGGGCAACTACAATCAATCACTGCAATACTTTCAACAGTTGCTGGAGAAAGATGAACGATACCAGCAGGAAGCGTACCTCGGCATTGCAAACGCTCAATTAGAACTTGGAAATATAAATGAGGCCCGACAGAATTTTGAACGTGTGCTGTCTATCAATTCAGAAAACGGTGCAGCCAGAGTTGGGCTTGGTAAAGTTCTTATGCAAGACGGCAGACACGATGAAGCCCGGCGATTCTTCCAGTTGGTTGTAGAAAATAATACAACAGAAATCGGTGCAGAAGCTCAATATTTGTTGGGCGAGTCGTATCTGGCAGAGGGTGACAGGGAATCTGCATTAGAGGCTTTTTCTCGAGTAAGTGTACTCTTTGAAGCATTTTCTGTATGGGTAGCCGAAGCTCAATACAAAACGGCAGAAATTTATATTCGCCAGGGAGATCGCGGGCAAGCCCTGAACCTGCTCAATTCTATCGTAGAAACATATCCTGATACTCCCGGGGCTCAAAAAGCAAGACGTTTACTGCAATCCAATTAAATCATGAAAAAAGCTGTTCACCCGGTAGCCAGGCTATCCGGAAACATTGTACCACCCCCCGACAAATCTATTTCTCACCGATCCGCCATGTTCGCGGCGCTGTCATCCGAGGATAGCCTCATCCAAAACTACTCTTCTGCGGCAGATCCGCAAAGTACCCTTGAGTGTTTAAGACAGTTGGGCGTGAAGGTGCATCAAAATGGCTCAACTGTAAAAGTTTCGGGTGTTGGAAGAGATGGTTTTCAAGAACCAGACAAACCGCTGGATTGCGGAAATTCCGGTACAACGATGCGTTTGCTGAGCGGAATTGTAGCCGGAGCCGGAGTGAAGTGCAGTATGATTGGTGATGAATCTCTCTCCGCACGAACCATGAAACGAATTATCGATCCGCTGCAAAAAATGGGTTGCAAGATTGATGGAAAAGAGGGGGTTTATGCACCGCTTGAAATCGATCCGCATGACGGAGTAAAAGGAATGAGATATCCCTTGCCGATTGCCAGTGCTCAACTTAAATCATGCGTCTTGCTGGCGGGATTGTTCGGCGAAGAGCCGACCGAAGTGATTGAAGATGTATTGAGCCGAGATCACACCGAACGGCTTCTTCAACTGGAAACAGAACCGTATGGATCGGGCAAAATTATTCGAAGCAGCTGGGATCATGTTATCCCACCGCAAAATTATAGTGTGCCCGGTGATTTTTCCGCAGCCGCTTTTTGGCTGGTAGCCGGTTCCATCCATAAAAATGCAGAGATCAATCTGAATGGAGTTGGTGTTAACCCAAGCCGTGATGCAGTTTACCATATCCTTGAGGAGATGGGTGCTTCATTCAAAAAGACAAACAATCGGCTGGCTGGAAAAGAACCTGTGTCCGATCTCTATGTAGAATCTTCAGATCTTCAACCGATCAATCTGAATCCGGCGCTTATACCCAACTGTATCGACGAACTTCCAATCCTGATGGTAGCCATGTGCTTTGCTGAAGGAACATCTGTTATAACCGGGGCTGAAGAACTTCGGCATAAGGAAACCGACAGACTCTCGGCTATGGCTGAGATTTTGAATTTAGCCGGGGCAGATGTAGAGCTTCAAAAAGATGGAATGATCATTCACGGAAAGAGAGATTTTAAGCCGGCATCAGCTACCTATCCTACCTATCACGATCACCGCATGGCCATGGCAGCAGCCGTGCTTGCTACCAAGGGAACTGACACCTCTGCAATTACTCATGCAGATTGTACTGCCATCTCTTATCCAAATTTTTGGAATCATCTGCAGACTTTAAGTGATTCTGCGATCTAAACTGGCATGAGGTCACATTTCTAAGGTTTTCTATGTCAATACGTCAGTGAAGTATCGGCCCGGGATACGTTGGCATTGAGGTTGCTAAACATATAGTAAAAATGGTGAAAAAATGAGCAATCTGAATATTGACATAGAAAAACAACTTTCAAGACTCGGCAAAGATATCCAGGGTTTTGTTGAACGAATGGTTCCGCTGAATGTGGAAGCAGGAGATTTTAAACCCGATTGTGATATCGTTGAAAGTGAAAACTTGTATTCACTTTATATGGATCTGCCGGGTATGAAAAAGAAAGAGATTAGCATCACCTTGAAAGACAGAATTCTCACTGTAAGTGGCGAGCGAGAACTGTTTCTTGAAGATGATGAAATATTGAAACGTTCAGAAAGAACTCAGGGATCTTTTTCACGATCATTTGCACTCCCTGAAAATGCAGATGTATCATCTGTAACCGCCACATTTAAGGATGGGGTGCTCCATGTGAAAATTTCAAAAACAGGGTTGGAAAGCGATGACGATTCGCAATCCATTCCCATTAAGTAAGAATTTTAAAACGAATAAAAATTAAGACAAGATAGGTAGATTATTATGGGTAAGATTATTGGAATTGACTTAGGTACTACAAACTCGTGCGTTGCCGTAATGGAAGGGAACGAGCCAGTAGTTATCCAGAATTCGGAGGGTGGAAGAACAACTCCTTCAGTCGTCGCTTTTTCTAAAGATGGCGAGCGATTGGTTGGTGCTCCCGCCAAAAGACAGGCTATTACAAATCCTGATAAAACCGTTTCCTCTATTAAGAGATTTATGGGGCGGATGTATAATGAGGTCAAAGAAGAAATTGACCAGGTATCATACAAGGTGGTAAAGTCTGATGATGACAACACCGCCCGGGTTCAAATTGAAGACAGAAAATATGCCCCGCAGGAGATCTCTGCGATGGTACTTCAAAAAATGAAGCAAACCGCAGAGGAGTATCTCGGTGAGAAAGTAACGGAAGCTGTTATTACAGTGCCGGCTTACTTTAACGATGCACAGCGTAAGGCAACTCAGGAAGCCGGGAAAATTGCCGGACTTGAAGTAAAACGAATTATTAACGAGCCAACAGCTGCATCACTTGCATACGGTCTCGATAAAAAAGAAAAAGATCAAACCATCATTGTGTATGACTTTGGTGGCGGAACGTTTGACGTATCTGTTCTGGATCTCGGTGAAGGTGTTTTTGAAGTAAAATCATCTGCCGGTGATACCCACCTTGGTGGTGACGACTTCGACCAGAGAATTATTAAATATCTGGCTTCTGAATTTAAAAAAGATGAAGGCATTGATCTGAAAGAAGATCCAATGGCGATGCAGCGATTGAAAGATGCCGCTGAGAAAGCCAAAATTGAGCTTTCCAGTTCTCAGAAAACAAATGTAAACCTGCCGTTTATTACTGCAACGGATTCAGGACCGAAGCACCTGAACATCGACCTTACTCGAGCCAAGTTTGAGCAATTGGTTGATGATCTTGTGAAGAAAACCATTCAACCGTGTGAGAAAGCACTGAAGGATGCAGGTATTTCCAAAAACGATATTCATGAAGTTATCCTGGTTGGTGGTTCAACCCGAATCCCGAAAATTCAGGAAGTTGTGAAAGAGTTCTTCGGGAAAGATCCAAGCAAAGGTGTAAATCCCGATGAGGTTGTAGCTGTAGGTGCTGCTATACAGGGTGGAGTTATGACAGGAGATGTTGACGATGTAGTTCTCCTCGACGTAACACCGCTTACACTTGGTATTGAAACACTGGGTGGCGTAATGACGAACCTGATTGAATCCAACACAACGATACCGACCAGCAAGAAAGAAACATTCTCTACAGCTGCGGACAATCAAACCAGTGTTGAGATTCACGTACTGCAGGGTGAACGTGCCAAAGCTCAGGATAACAGAACGCTTGGCCGATTCCACCTTGACGGAATTCCACCGGCACCACGCGGTGTACCACAGATTGAAGTTACATTCGATATGGATGCAAACGGTGTGCTGAACGTAAGTGCAAAAGATAAAGGCACCGGAAAAGAGCAAAGTATTCGAATTGAATCTTCTTCAGGATTGAGCGAAGATGAGATAGAGAAAATGAAAAAAGCTGCCGAGGAGCATGCCGAGGAAGACAAGAAAGTCAAAGAGAGAATCGAAACTCTCAACAAGGCAGACTCCCTTATCTTTTCAACAAGAAAGCAGCTTGAAGAGCACGAAGATAAGATCTCAGAAGACAGTAAACAGAAGATCGAAGATGCCCTGACGAAACTTGAGGAAGCTCATGAGCAGGAAAATATCGACGAACTTGAACCTGCAATGGAAGAGTTGAACCAGGTTTGGGCAGCTGCTTCTCAAGAGATCTATCAGGCTTCTGAAGCTCAGCAACAACCTGGTGCAGGTGCCGGAGCAGAAGGCGGTCCGTCACAAAACGGATCAGGTGAAAGCGAAGGATCTGCTGAAGGGGATGATGCTGTAGATGCCGACTTCGAAGTTGTGGATGAAGACGAAGACGATAAGAAGTAAGCATTATTGATTCCCTGAATATAATTGAAAGCCCTCTGTTATATCTACAGGGGGCTTTTTCTTTTTTATAAGCTCATCATAAAAATTGTATTTTATGGCTTATCAAATTACTGATTGTGCATTGTGAGTTTTACAGTTAAAAATACTGATTTTTTGATTGTCGGTAGTGGAGCTGCCGGTTTAAATGCCGCTCTTGAGGCAGCCAAATATGGCGAGGTATTTCTTGTTACTAAGTCTACCCTGGATGAAAGCAGCAGTTACTGGGCTCAGGGAGGTGTGGCAGCCGTTCTTGAAGAGTCCGATTCGTATGAAAATCATATTTCTGATACGCTGGAAGCAGGCCGGGGATATTGCAACCGGGAAGCAGTGGAAATTTTGGTAAAAGAGGGATCTGAAAGAGTTAAAGAGCTGATTGATAAAGGAATGCCTTTTGAAAGAACAGGCGGCCATTTAAACCTTGGGATGGAAGGCGGCCACTCAAATCGACGAATTTTACATGCGAACGGTGCCGCAACCGGGAAAGCTCTGGTGGATTTTTTAATCTCTAATATCCAGGAAAACGATCGGATTACTGTTGCAGAAAATGTATTTGTGTATGATTTAATCAGTGAAGAGAACCGATGCTTTGGAGCTCTTGCTTATCTTTATGAAGAGAATAAAGTTCTGCAGATCCAGAGTAAGGCAACAGTTCTGGCCACGGGCGGCTATTCAGGTTTATACACCAGAACAACCAATCCACATACGTCGACCGGAGATGGTTTATGGCTTGCTCTCAATCATGGAGCGATTTTAAAAGACCTGGAGTTTATCCAGTTTCATCCAACTGTATTTTATAGCTCAAATGGAGAGGGATTTCTGATTAGTGAAGCCGTTCGCGGGGAAGGTGCCAGGCTTTACAATACTTCCGGCGAGCGATTTATGGAGAAATATCCGAATGGTGAATTATCGCCCCGCGATGTAGTATCGAGAGAAATATTTAATCAAATTTCGGAGCAGGATAAAGACTTTGTGTTTCTTGATTTGACCCATCTGGACGATTCAAAAATCAGAGATCGATTTCCGGGATTGATCAAAAGGATTGAAGATCGTGGAATTGATATCACGAAAGAGGGGATTCCGGTGGCTCCTGCAGCACACTATTGTATCGGCGGAATTGAAACCGATTTGGATGGACAAACAAATATTGAGGGTCTTTACGCTGCCGGGGAAGTTGCGGCAACAGGCGTGCATGGTGCCAATCGCCTGGCGAGCAATTCTCTGCTTGAATGCCTTGTATTTAGCAAACGTGCAATCGAGCATGCAAGTAGTTTAAGTGAGAGCAACCGGATGATTGGTATTACAATGAAACCGTTTACGCTTTCTCCGGATTTAGAAGAGCCATTTATGGTTCAGAAGAAAACCGTTACATCTCTGTTGAATCGTTTTGCGGGGATTGAGCGCGATGACTCCGGCTTGCACCAGGCGTTTGATCAGATCAGCCACGAACTTAAATCACCTCTTTATCATCAGGGAAATGAATATTTCTTTTTGCGGATGAAGGAGATGGTAAATATTGCTGAGTTGATTGTTGTAGGGGCCTTGAACAGGAAAGAGAGCCGGGGTGTGCATTTTAGAAAAGATTTTCCCGAACCGGACGATTCTTACAAAGAACCAATGCGATTTTATAAAAACCGTTACAACAAAGTTCAGGCTGTTTCATGATTTTTACTGAAGTTTCAAACAAGGATTGGCTTGATGATCTTATCGACGTAGCACTGGCAGAAGATATTGGTGGCGGCGATGTGACTACAGATGCAATTATAGATGATCAGAAGAAAGCCAAAGCAGTATGGGTGGCTAAACAGGATGGAGTTGTTACGGGATTAAATGTTGCAAAATTTGTCTTCCAAAAACTGGATGAAAAGATGAACTGGAAACCGCTTATTAAGGATCCTGCTCCAGTTAAAAATGGTGATTTGATTGTTGAAATTACCGGAAATTGCAGATCTATTTTAACAGCAGAACGAACGGCATTAAATCTTGCTCAGCGTATGTCCGGTATTGCCACAAAAACGGCTGAGATTGTGAAGGAACTGGATGGATTTTCAACAAAAATTTTAGACACCAGAAAGACAGTCCCCGGATTGCGAAGACTTGATAAAATGGCCGTTGAAGCGGGTGGCGGTACAAATCACCGCATGGGACTGTACGATTTGGCAATGATTAAAGACAATCATATAGAAGCTGCTGGCAGCATTGCGGCGGCTGTTAAGCGGGTACGGTCAGATAATCCCGATATCAGAATTGAAGTGGAAACCACGAATATTGATCAGGTTGGGGAAGCTTTGGATGCAGGGGCAGATATTATTATGCTTGACAACATGAGTTTAGTTGATATGCGTAAAGCTGTTGATGTTATCGGGAATCGTGCACAAACAGAAGCTTCCGGCAACATTACAAAAGGCAATATTCGTGAAGTTGCTGATACCGGAGTCAATTTTATCTCGGTTGGTGCGTTAACTCATTCCGTCAAGGCATTTGATATCAGCCAGCGAATCACAGAAATTTTTTAATTAAGTGACCTTGAAGAGTGCAAAGGAGACTTTCAAAAAAAAGGATGTTTTAATAATCTCAGAACTCAATTTTGTCATGCCGGACCCCGATCCGGTATCTCCATATTTGATTGAAGATTGGAGATTCTGTCCCAAGGACTCCTTTGGAGAATCGAGTTCAGAATGACATCCTTTTTTGGACAGTCTCACAAGGTACTTCAAGAGTTACGCTTTTAGCATAAATGCGAACGCTTCAGGGATCCCGGAAAAGTTCTGGGAACGCTTGAAGGTTTTTACAATATCACAATTACAAATATGGAAACCGTAGTAAACGAAGATTTAACCACCGAAATTCTTGAGCTTAAGGAGCAGCGAAATGCTGTAATCCTGGCTCATAACTATCAAATTCCCGAAATTCAGGATATAGCAGATTATGTTGGCGATTCGCTGGGATTATCTCATCAGGCCGCTGAAGCAGAGGAAGATGTAATTGTCTTTTGTGGCGTTCACTTTATGGCCGAAACCGCATCGATCATCTCACCGGATAAAACCGTTTTAATTCCGGATCTCGAGGCAGGTTGCTCGCTGGCTGACAGTATCACAGTTGATCAGCTCAGGGAGTGGAAAGCTCAACATCCCGGAGCCGTTGTGGTTTCGTATGTGAATACTACAGCAGCAGTGAAATCCGAAAGTGATTACTGCTGCACGTCATCGAATGCGGTGGGTATTGTGGAGTCAATTCCCGAAGATAAAGAGATTCTGTTTTTACCGGATAAATTCTTGGGAGCCTATGTGGAGATGATCACCGGCCGCGAGCTAAATATCTGGGAAGGAGCCTGCCATGTGCATGAGAGAATTGGTGAATTAAACCTTGCCGAGAAACAGAAGGAATATCCCGATGCAGAAATATTGATTCATCCGGAATGTGGTTGTTCAACATCCTGTATGATGAAATCTGCTATGTATTTTGATTGTAAAGACGGTCATGTGCACTCCACGAGTGGTATGTTGAATCGTGCGAAGGAATCGGAAGCAGAAGAATTTGTAGTGGCAACAGAGACCGGAATTCTTCACCGAATGGAGAAGGAAAATCCCGGGAAGAAATTCTATGCAGCCAACGAAGAATCCGTTTGTGATTACATGAAGATGATTACGCTCGATAATCTTCGCGATGCGCTCAAATACAAACAGTTTGAAGTGAAGGTTCCGAAAGAGCTGGCCGAAAAAGCCAAAGTACCGATCGATCGGATGCTGCAGGTAGGGTAATATGCAAACATCTGAGTTGACTCAGGATACCTGACAATACGATGTGAGATTCTGAATCAAGTATACTCGTTCCGAAGCTCCTGCTTCGGAATGACATATAGAAGCTCTGCTTCTCTGAAATTTTTAACTATTGAAAAGAAGCGGAGCTTCTTCAGGTAATACGATCCGAAGGAGACCTTCGGATCGAGAAAAGTACATTAAATTATATGACCATCTTAGGTATCGAATCATCCTGTGATGAGACAGCTGCTGCAGTGTGGGCAGACGGAGAGATTTTATCGAATGTGATAGCTTCTCAAACAATTCACGAAAAATTTGGCGGAGTTGTACCGGAACTCGCATCGAGAGCTCATCATAAAACGATCTGGAAAACAGTAGACCAGGCTCTCAGGGAAGCGGAAATTTCTCTGGATCAGGTTGATGCCATTGCCGTTGCACAGGGACCGGGGTTAATTGGTTCGTTATTGGTAGGGCTCAGCTTTGCGAAAGGATTATCAATCTCTCAGGATTGTCCGATTATTGGTGTGAACCATATTGATGCACACATGTATGCCAATTTTATTGAGCATGAGGAGGTGTATCCGTTTGTGGCCTTAATTGTCTCAGGAGGACATACCCGGCTGGTTCATGTGGATGAAATTTTTTCGCACAAGGTACTCGGTAAAACCAGGGATGACGCCGCAGGAGAAGCATTCGATAAAATTGGAAAGCTGCTGAATCTTGACTATCCGGCCGGGCCGGTTATCGATAAACTTTCAAAAGAAGGTGATCCATCTTTCCACGATTTTCCGCGTTCTATGATTAATAAAGGATTGGATTTTAGTTTTTCCGGGTTGAAAACAAGTGTTCTCTATTACACACAGGATAAAGGAGAAGAATTTATTCAAGCGCATTTGAATGATATCTGCGCGAGTGTTTCGGCGGCGATTACAGAGGTACTTCAAACCAAATTAAAAAGAGCTGTAAAAAAGACAGCAGTTGAGAATGTAATGGTAGCAGGAGGTGTTTCAGCAAATTCAATGCTGAGAGAAAAAGTTGAATCAATAGCTCA from the Balneolaceae bacterium genome contains:
- the aroA gene encoding 3-phosphoshikimate 1-carboxyvinyltransferase, yielding MKKAVHPVARLSGNIVPPPDKSISHRSAMFAALSSEDSLIQNYSSAADPQSTLECLRQLGVKVHQNGSTVKVSGVGRDGFQEPDKPLDCGNSGTTMRLLSGIVAGAGVKCSMIGDESLSARTMKRIIDPLQKMGCKIDGKEGVYAPLEIDPHDGVKGMRYPLPIASAQLKSCVLLAGLFGEEPTEVIEDVLSRDHTERLLQLETEPYGSGKIIRSSWDHVIPPQNYSVPGDFSAAAFWLVAGSIHKNAEINLNGVGVNPSRDAVYHILEEMGASFKKTNNRLAGKEPVSDLYVESSDLQPINLNPALIPNCIDELPILMVAMCFAEGTSVITGAEELRHKETDRLSAMAEILNLAGADVELQKDGMIIHGKRDFKPASATYPTYHDHRMAMAAAVLATKGTDTSAITHADCTAISYPNFWNHLQTLSDSAI
- a CDS encoding Hsp20/alpha crystallin family protein translates to MSNLNIDIEKQLSRLGKDIQGFVERMVPLNVEAGDFKPDCDIVESENLYSLYMDLPGMKKKEISITLKDRILTVSGERELFLEDDEILKRSERTQGSFSRSFALPENADVSSVTATFKDGVLHVKISKTGLESDDDSQSIPIK
- a CDS encoding tetratricopeptide repeat protein, producing the protein MSRNLISISIFVFLLICAGTGAAQNQQNSPDETFQTGLTLFEKGLFTESIPYFERVTEQGSNSLIKETAAYYRARALIRIDSTGTNRYVDDFLQAHPGSNQTAVLLRDVAEKHLKAKNYEEAIRRMDEALNFPQTYDDKAELYYTLGETAAEAGNFDLARDYFLELDDTHSRSVWAPRALYARGRLFLEEENYPQASQAFELLRERHPRNAMTRRIGTALGESYYQQRKFEEAIEAFLDALPYLDDENRAKAVYLTAESYNALNNYEDATRFYRRYLNSIDDPEQSRIAHYGLGWVFHKQDIYHWAARSFGEASSGDDEIAIKAQYYEAVNQKLAGRYEEALESFREFGERFQEGLFQEQARFEWAITAFEMGLYNEAIEVLLPLAREYETLENPGQILTFLGEVYYANNEYTRSMETFQLAEEMTDLDPALKRQARFQLAWVLYYNQAYAQAQPDFERVHNEAPDSELGSEALFWSADANFQIQEYGRAAQQFDAFIRQYPDHELVGAAKYSLGWTYFKMGDFANATAPLIDFLNNYEPPPIVLFPYETDTRLRIGDAFFAQGEYQQALEYYRATIGAEPGGDYAMYQVANSFYRMNRNFEAVTEFRRLLRIYPFSSLREQAAYNIAYVYLNTGNYDQAIEEFQSVISRYPDTEWAARAQYNIGDSYYNAGQYQEAIEAYRTVLEEYPRSDYIIEAIDGIEYAQLSAGNEDTSTDVLEDFLGDNPTSTTADRLRFRQAENVFRTGNYEAAVREFRQYLRVTNNRELMPDAYYNLADAYTRTDSLAQASDVLQTLVNEFPNSEQTAPALAELGRIQNEMGNYNQSLQYFQQLLEKDERYQQEAYLGIANAQLELGNINEARQNFERVLSINSENGAARVGLGKVLMQDGRHDEARRFFQLVVENNTTEIGAEAQYLLGESYLAEGDRESALEAFSRVSVLFEAFSVWVAEAQYKTAEIYIRQGDRGQALNLLNSIVETYPDTPGAQKARRLLQSN
- the nadC gene encoding carboxylating nicotinate-nucleotide diphosphorylase, which gives rise to MIFTEVSNKDWLDDLIDVALAEDIGGGDVTTDAIIDDQKKAKAVWVAKQDGVVTGLNVAKFVFQKLDEKMNWKPLIKDPAPVKNGDLIVEITGNCRSILTAERTALNLAQRMSGIATKTAEIVKELDGFSTKILDTRKTVPGLRRLDKMAVEAGGGTNHRMGLYDLAMIKDNHIEAAGSIAAAVKRVRSDNPDIRIEVETTNIDQVGEALDAGADIIMLDNMSLVDMRKAVDVIGNRAQTEASGNITKGNIREVADTGVNFISVGALTHSVKAFDISQRITEIF
- a CDS encoding CBS domain-containing protein, producing the protein MLAKNLINTDFKPLEPSSTISTALAKMDAWHSSSIPIVEPTTRKNVGHILFDDISDITDEKQTISSIDFREPVSIFEDQHVFEIVRQMLQHEVRLLPVVDSSETYLGIIEKRQVLEALSTMLNIATSGSTITVKLPQSDFTISELVHLIETEGAKILGLTVERPTGLEESLKVSLKISHEDTSAVTSSLQRHGYVTTTENRNDLLQVDLSTRADELLRYLDV
- the dnaK gene encoding molecular chaperone DnaK, with protein sequence MGKIIGIDLGTTNSCVAVMEGNEPVVIQNSEGGRTTPSVVAFSKDGERLVGAPAKRQAITNPDKTVSSIKRFMGRMYNEVKEEIDQVSYKVVKSDDDNTARVQIEDRKYAPQEISAMVLQKMKQTAEEYLGEKVTEAVITVPAYFNDAQRKATQEAGKIAGLEVKRIINEPTAASLAYGLDKKEKDQTIIVYDFGGGTFDVSVLDLGEGVFEVKSSAGDTHLGGDDFDQRIIKYLASEFKKDEGIDLKEDPMAMQRLKDAAEKAKIELSSSQKTNVNLPFITATDSGPKHLNIDLTRAKFEQLVDDLVKKTIQPCEKALKDAGISKNDIHEVILVGGSTRIPKIQEVVKEFFGKDPSKGVNPDEVVAVGAAIQGGVMTGDVDDVVLLDVTPLTLGIETLGGVMTNLIESNTTIPTSKKETFSTAADNQTSVEIHVLQGERAKAQDNRTLGRFHLDGIPPAPRGVPQIEVTFDMDANGVLNVSAKDKGTGKEQSIRIESSSGLSEDEIEKMKKAAEEHAEEDKKVKERIETLNKADSLIFSTRKQLEEHEDKISEDSKQKIEDALTKLEEAHEQENIDELEPAMEELNQVWAAASQEIYQASEAQQQPGAGAGAEGGPSQNGSGESEGSAEGDDAVDADFEVVDEDEDDKK
- the nadB gene encoding L-aspartate oxidase, translated to MSFTVKNTDFLIVGSGAAGLNAALEAAKYGEVFLVTKSTLDESSSYWAQGGVAAVLEESDSYENHISDTLEAGRGYCNREAVEILVKEGSERVKELIDKGMPFERTGGHLNLGMEGGHSNRRILHANGAATGKALVDFLISNIQENDRITVAENVFVYDLISEENRCFGALAYLYEENKVLQIQSKATVLATGGYSGLYTRTTNPHTSTGDGLWLALNHGAILKDLEFIQFHPTVFYSSNGEGFLISEAVRGEGARLYNTSGERFMEKYPNGELSPRDVVSREIFNQISEQDKDFVFLDLTHLDDSKIRDRFPGLIKRIEDRGIDITKEGIPVAPAAHYCIGGIETDLDGQTNIEGLYAAGEVAATGVHGANRLASNSLLECLVFSKRAIEHASSLSESNRMIGITMKPFTLSPDLEEPFMVQKKTVTSLLNRFAGIERDDSGLHQAFDQISHELKSPLYHQGNEYFFLRMKEMVNIAELIVVGALNRKESRGVHFRKDFPEPDDSYKEPMRFYKNRYNKVQAVS